Proteins encoded by one window of Carassius auratus strain Wakin chromosome 24, ASM336829v1, whole genome shotgun sequence:
- the c24h8orf89 gene encoding putative uncharacterized protein C8orf89 homolog isoform X4 produces MKPYTGVVRPKLMSLPTEAPLIIHNITDARHSYPSNSLLYSLCSNYISIPPVSGCSTAAQSAQSTLNVFSAKQKYPCSPSVVDSMDLKPHSVSSITEGPLLPLVAKNRSVVTSLSSRNHVSDISDRHFLFDKRWRNGTYTTNDDVLMNHNPTNPLFQEFHVYRSHNLTRFAHRKELCPRDPKPLLCGSDYLTSFPSVLLPATTPSISGRLCLSQKYKNGLRMKNRAHNLFSDGADNKSQSYPDPHLGASGSFVQRLTEISSLEAETVRQERMKRLKKINRQDS; encoded by the exons ATGAAGCCTTATACCGGCGTCGTTAGACCTAAACTGATGTCACTGCCAACCGAAGCTCCTCtgataatacacaacattacagaCGCGCGACACAGTTATCCTTCAAACTCGCTGTTATACAGTCTATGTTCAAACTACATCTCCATTCCTCCAGTGTCTGGATGCTCCACGGCTGCTCAATCTGCTCAATCCACACTGAATGTCTTCTCAGCTAAACAGAAGTACCCATGCAGTCCGAGCG TTGTAGATTCAATGGATCTAAAGCCTCACAGTGTCAGCTCTATTACTGAAGG GCCTCTGCTTCCATTGGTAGCTAAAAATCGCTCAGTAGTCACCAGCCTTTCCTCACGAAACCATGTGTCTGATATTTCTGACCGTCATTTCTTATTTGATAAACGATGGAGAAATGGAACTTACACCACTAATG ATGATGTTCTGATGAACCACAACCCTACAAATCCACTCTTCCAGGAGTTCCATGTTTATCGCTCTCATAATTTAACCAGATTTGCGCACCGAAAAGAACTCTGCCCGCGCGACCCAAAGCCACTTCTTTGTGG GTCTGATTATCTGACCTCATTTCCATCAGTTCTGTTACCAGCCACTACCCCATCTATCAGTGGACGACTCTGTttatcacaaaaatataaaaacgg ATTAAGGATGAAAAACAGAGCGCATAATCTCTTCTCTGATGGTGCTGACAACAAAA GCCAGTCGTACCCTGATCCACATCTGGGTGCCTCGGGATCTTTTGTTCAGAGGCTCACTGAGATTTCTTCTCTGGAAGCAGAGACAGTCCGGCAGGAGAGGATGAAGAGACTCAAAAAGATCAATAGACAGGACTCTTAA
- the c24h8orf89 gene encoding putative uncharacterized protein C8orf89 homolog isoform X5: MDLKPHSVSSITEGPLLPLVAKNRSVVTSLSSRNHVSDISDRHFLFDKRWRNGTYTTNGIEDDVLMNHNPTNPLFQEFHVYRSHNLTRFAHRKELCPRDPKPLLCGSDYLTSFPSVLLPATTPSISGRLCLSQKYKNGLRMKNRAHNLFSDGADNKSQSYPDPHLGASGSFVQRLTEISSLEAETVRQERMKRLKKINRQDS, translated from the exons ATGGATCTAAAGCCTCACAGTGTCAGCTCTATTACTGAAGG GCCTCTGCTTCCATTGGTAGCTAAAAATCGCTCAGTAGTCACCAGCCTTTCCTCACGAAACCATGTGTCTGATATTTCTGACCGTCATTTCTTATTTGATAAACGATGGAGAAATGGAACTTACACCACTAATGGTATTGAAG ATGATGTTCTGATGAACCACAACCCTACAAATCCACTCTTCCAGGAGTTCCATGTTTATCGCTCTCATAATTTAACCAGATTTGCGCACCGAAAAGAACTCTGCCCGCGCGACCCAAAGCCACTTCTTTGTGG GTCTGATTATCTGACCTCATTTCCATCAGTTCTGTTACCAGCCACTACCCCATCTATCAGTGGACGACTCTGTttatcacaaaaatataaaaacgg ATTAAGGATGAAAAACAGAGCGCATAATCTCTTCTCTGATGGTGCTGACAACAAAA GCCAGTCGTACCCTGATCCACATCTGGGTGCCTCGGGATCTTTTGTTCAGAGGCTCACTGAGATTTCTTCTCTGGAAGCAGAGACAGTCCGGCAGGAGAGGATGAAGAGACTCAAAAAGATCAATAGACAGGACTCTTAA
- the c24h8orf89 gene encoding putative uncharacterized protein C8orf89 homolog isoform X1, with amino-acid sequence MKPYTGVVRPKLMSLPTEAPLIIHNITDARHSYPSNSLLYSLCSNYISIPPVSGCSTAAQSAQSTLNVFSAKQKYPCSPSVVDSMDLKPHSVSSITEGPLLPLVAKNRSVVTSLSSRNHVSDISDRHFLFDKRWRNGTYTTNGIEDDVLMNHNPTNPLFQEFHVYRSHNLTRFAHRKELCPRDPKPLLCGSDYLTSFPSVLLPATTPSISGRLCLSQKYKNGLRMKNRAHNLFSDGADNKSQSYPDPHLGASGSFVQRLTEISSLEAETVRQERMKRLKKINRQDS; translated from the exons ATGAAGCCTTATACCGGCGTCGTTAGACCTAAACTGATGTCACTGCCAACCGAAGCTCCTCtgataatacacaacattacagaCGCGCGACACAGTTATCCTTCAAACTCGCTGTTATACAGTCTATGTTCAAACTACATCTCCATTCCTCCAGTGTCTGGATGCTCCACGGCTGCTCAATCTGCTCAATCCACACTGAATGTCTTCTCAGCTAAACAGAAGTACCCATGCAGTCCGAGCG TTGTAGATTCAATGGATCTAAAGCCTCACAGTGTCAGCTCTATTACTGAAGG GCCTCTGCTTCCATTGGTAGCTAAAAATCGCTCAGTAGTCACCAGCCTTTCCTCACGAAACCATGTGTCTGATATTTCTGACCGTCATTTCTTATTTGATAAACGATGGAGAAATGGAACTTACACCACTAATGGTATTGAAG ATGATGTTCTGATGAACCACAACCCTACAAATCCACTCTTCCAGGAGTTCCATGTTTATCGCTCTCATAATTTAACCAGATTTGCGCACCGAAAAGAACTCTGCCCGCGCGACCCAAAGCCACTTCTTTGTGG GTCTGATTATCTGACCTCATTTCCATCAGTTCTGTTACCAGCCACTACCCCATCTATCAGTGGACGACTCTGTttatcacaaaaatataaaaacgg ATTAAGGATGAAAAACAGAGCGCATAATCTCTTCTCTGATGGTGCTGACAACAAAA GCCAGTCGTACCCTGATCCACATCTGGGTGCCTCGGGATCTTTTGTTCAGAGGCTCACTGAGATTTCTTCTCTGGAAGCAGAGACAGTCCGGCAGGAGAGGATGAAGAGACTCAAAAAGATCAATAGACAGGACTCTTAA
- the c24h8orf89 gene encoding putative uncharacterized protein C8orf89 homolog isoform X3, protein MKPYTGVVRPKLMSLPTEAPLIIHNITDARHSYPSNSLLYSLCSNYISIPPVSGCSTAAQSAQSTLNVFSAKQKYPCSPSVVDSMDLKPHSVSSITEGPLLPLVAKNRSVVTSLSSRNHVSDISDRHFLFDKRWRNGTYTTNGIEDDVLMNHNPTNPLFQEFHVYRSHNLTRFAHRKELCPRDPKPLLCGSDYLTSFPSVLLPATTPSISGRLCLSQKYKNGLRMKNRAHNLFSDGADNKTCGPVIVFQASRTLIHIWVPRDLLFRGSLRFLLWKQRQSGRRG, encoded by the exons ATGAAGCCTTATACCGGCGTCGTTAGACCTAAACTGATGTCACTGCCAACCGAAGCTCCTCtgataatacacaacattacagaCGCGCGACACAGTTATCCTTCAAACTCGCTGTTATACAGTCTATGTTCAAACTACATCTCCATTCCTCCAGTGTCTGGATGCTCCACGGCTGCTCAATCTGCTCAATCCACACTGAATGTCTTCTCAGCTAAACAGAAGTACCCATGCAGTCCGAGCG TTGTAGATTCAATGGATCTAAAGCCTCACAGTGTCAGCTCTATTACTGAAGG GCCTCTGCTTCCATTGGTAGCTAAAAATCGCTCAGTAGTCACCAGCCTTTCCTCACGAAACCATGTGTCTGATATTTCTGACCGTCATTTCTTATTTGATAAACGATGGAGAAATGGAACTTACACCACTAATGGTATTGAAG ATGATGTTCTGATGAACCACAACCCTACAAATCCACTCTTCCAGGAGTTCCATGTTTATCGCTCTCATAATTTAACCAGATTTGCGCACCGAAAAGAACTCTGCCCGCGCGACCCAAAGCCACTTCTTTGTGG GTCTGATTATCTGACCTCATTTCCATCAGTTCTGTTACCAGCCACTACCCCATCTATCAGTGGACGACTCTGTttatcacaaaaatataaaaacgg ATTAAGGATGAAAAACAGAGCGCATAATCTCTTCTCTGATGGTGCTGACAACAAAA CCTGTGGGCCGGTGATTGTTTTTCAGGCCAGTCGTACCCTGATCCACATCTGGGTGCCTCGGGATCTTTTGTTCAGAGGCTCACTGAGATTTCTTCTCTGGAAGCAGAGACAGTCCGGCAGGAGAGGATGA
- the c24h8orf89 gene encoding putative uncharacterized protein C8orf89 homolog isoform X2, translated as MKPYTGVVRPKLMSLPTEAPLIIHNITDARHSYPSNSLLYSLCSNYISIPPVSGCSTAAQSAQSTLNVFSAKQKYPCSPSDSMDLKPHSVSSITEGPLLPLVAKNRSVVTSLSSRNHVSDISDRHFLFDKRWRNGTYTTNGIEDDVLMNHNPTNPLFQEFHVYRSHNLTRFAHRKELCPRDPKPLLCGSDYLTSFPSVLLPATTPSISGRLCLSQKYKNGLRMKNRAHNLFSDGADNKSQSYPDPHLGASGSFVQRLTEISSLEAETVRQERMKRLKKINRQDS; from the exons ATGAAGCCTTATACCGGCGTCGTTAGACCTAAACTGATGTCACTGCCAACCGAAGCTCCTCtgataatacacaacattacagaCGCGCGACACAGTTATCCTTCAAACTCGCTGTTATACAGTCTATGTTCAAACTACATCTCCATTCCTCCAGTGTCTGGATGCTCCACGGCTGCTCAATCTGCTCAATCCACACTGAATGTCTTCTCAGCTAAACAGAAGTACCCATGCAGTCCGAGCG ATTCAATGGATCTAAAGCCTCACAGTGTCAGCTCTATTACTGAAGG GCCTCTGCTTCCATTGGTAGCTAAAAATCGCTCAGTAGTCACCAGCCTTTCCTCACGAAACCATGTGTCTGATATTTCTGACCGTCATTTCTTATTTGATAAACGATGGAGAAATGGAACTTACACCACTAATGGTATTGAAG ATGATGTTCTGATGAACCACAACCCTACAAATCCACTCTTCCAGGAGTTCCATGTTTATCGCTCTCATAATTTAACCAGATTTGCGCACCGAAAAGAACTCTGCCCGCGCGACCCAAAGCCACTTCTTTGTGG GTCTGATTATCTGACCTCATTTCCATCAGTTCTGTTACCAGCCACTACCCCATCTATCAGTGGACGACTCTGTttatcacaaaaatataaaaacgg ATTAAGGATGAAAAACAGAGCGCATAATCTCTTCTCTGATGGTGCTGACAACAAAA GCCAGTCGTACCCTGATCCACATCTGGGTGCCTCGGGATCTTTTGTTCAGAGGCTCACTGAGATTTCTTCTCTGGAAGCAGAGACAGTCCGGCAGGAGAGGATGAAGAGACTCAAAAAGATCAATAGACAGGACTCTTAA
- the c24h8orf89 gene encoding putative uncharacterized protein C8orf89 homolog isoform X6 → MQSERPLLPLVAKNRSVVTSLSSRNHVSDISDRHFLFDKRWRNGTYTTNGIEDDVLMNHNPTNPLFQEFHVYRSHNLTRFAHRKELCPRDPKPLLCGSDYLTSFPSVLLPATTPSISGRLCLSQKYKNGLRMKNRAHNLFSDGADNKSQSYPDPHLGASGSFVQRLTEISSLEAETVRQERMKRLKKINRQDS, encoded by the exons ATGCAGTCCGAGCG GCCTCTGCTTCCATTGGTAGCTAAAAATCGCTCAGTAGTCACCAGCCTTTCCTCACGAAACCATGTGTCTGATATTTCTGACCGTCATTTCTTATTTGATAAACGATGGAGAAATGGAACTTACACCACTAATGGTATTGAAG ATGATGTTCTGATGAACCACAACCCTACAAATCCACTCTTCCAGGAGTTCCATGTTTATCGCTCTCATAATTTAACCAGATTTGCGCACCGAAAAGAACTCTGCCCGCGCGACCCAAAGCCACTTCTTTGTGG GTCTGATTATCTGACCTCATTTCCATCAGTTCTGTTACCAGCCACTACCCCATCTATCAGTGGACGACTCTGTttatcacaaaaatataaaaacgg ATTAAGGATGAAAAACAGAGCGCATAATCTCTTCTCTGATGGTGCTGACAACAAAA GCCAGTCGTACCCTGATCCACATCTGGGTGCCTCGGGATCTTTTGTTCAGAGGCTCACTGAGATTTCTTCTCTGGAAGCAGAGACAGTCCGGCAGGAGAGGATGAAGAGACTCAAAAAGATCAATAGACAGGACTCTTAA